Within the Montipora foliosa isolate CH-2021 chromosome 11, ASM3666993v2, whole genome shotgun sequence genome, the region ACCCGGACTCTGGTTTGAACTCATTTAGAAACAGAACGGAAACGTCCCATAGCGACGTCGCGTACACGAAAAATtcttacaaagaaaacaaatcaaaagtaGAATGCAGACTTTTctgtttgctttctttttatGAAGTAGCACTTACTGACTTGCCCCAAGGAAAACTCAAAAACCGTAGTGCTCTTCGTTGTGAATTTTGTTATACCTGCCAAATAAAAAGTAGGACAAATTATCTAAGGGTGCCACCTTAcgactttattttatttaacaattattcgccgaaggcgaataaaaaccgagacgaagtagacctttttattcaccgatattcatcgagcctgaggtgaataataggtcattttcgagttcatgtctgcctcctcttcaaagcgagtctaagagcgaggtttttgtgatggtaatcagttctactttacatatgaataaaaactaattttcataacaaaaacttcgcacttagactcgctttgaagatgaggcaggccagaactcggaaatggcctattggtttagtataattacataggtgatcaTTTGAAAatgtgcattttctttaaaacaattaatttcttcgtctgtcaactcgacaaaacggctttcggccattttgaaaaaaccgcttaAGTGATTATTgcataataatcacctcaagtgcaaccaatcagtgcagagaattttcaataatcacctttgtaataatattaattaacaattactcgccgaaggcgaagtgattatcggtgaatattcaccgagacgaagtcgaggtgaatattcaccgataatcactgagcctgaggcgaataattgttttagtataaatacacaggtgattatttcaaaaaagagaaaaaaacatttcaacgcgaaatcatcttcacttacagtggcaaaacgactactggcagccattttgtccgtcgtggtaattatcagctgataatccgagatagcgagccaatgagagcgtgcgattttgtataatcacctgtgtacatgtatttatactaatgcaAAATGTTACATGACGGAAGAATATTTTTTGATGACGCGGGCTGGCATACACACTTGCCAGGGTGGATTAGGTGCACAACCTGATCAAGTGCGAGTCCAGACAGTtcaagttgttttatttttcttgggaGTTAGTGTTTTTGCTCATGGCACGTGACACAAtctcctccaatcggaaaacgtatttgCGCTTGGAGGTATAACAAATCAATTCAATTGCCATCACTCGACTTAAGTATTAACATACCTATTCcacattgttttgctttgtacTTTAGCCATCTTCGTGCTCTGGTCTCACCCTTACACAGAACAGAGGAACTGCTGAGTTCAACGCAGAAAGGGGAGTGGAATTTATTCCCCCCTGTTGGTGGATAACGGTCAGGGAATGTATCAGTTGACAGCGTGTCGCAGTCATTTTTCAGTTGAGCGCTGCCTCCACCACAAGAGCATACTGAGGATGTAAAACCGCGAAAATAATATATTGATTTCGTAAGATTGACTCGGAAATGTGAGTAAAGTGTGAAATAATGTCGAACAGTGTTTAAGTCTTACCGAGATTCCAATCAAAACATATTCTTTCAGCAGCTGAAAGACAGGTACCAAAAGTCATTATTAGCTGAGGCTCTGATGTctctccccttccccccctaATTTAAAGTTCACCCAAACCTTGTTTCCTATATTTGTCGGCAAGCGGCAAGCACGTTGGGGAGCATGAATCCGCGATGTTCTTACATGCTTATGTGTTCTCATATTTGTGGATAACGCCCGCGGGTAACCCGGGGATGAGGCTACCCCGGGGTAAAGAAACGTTGCTCGATGTTACCTTGCATGTTAGTAAGTCGGCTAGACGTCGCATACTTTTGTTGCGTTCAACTTAATAAAAGGGAAATATTGGTTTCATCGAAAACAGAATCATGCACAATGTTCAAGCAgcgaaattttttttccaaactatTCACATAAAATACTATTTCTCGctaagcgttgcatcttttatgtccAAATAGCCgctcaaaataaagattttttaaagaTCTATTCGtggatatttttttcataatgtaacatctctgtcaaaatttgcacaacaatcaaaccACAAAAATAGCAACCCACGCAATAAATTTAGTCgtatttacctcttcgtcgaattttCATGCTTAACAAATGAATTTTAAGTTATTGTGAAAAATCTTgctctattcgttagcaatcatcctttcaaatttcagagaaatcgaccggtccgcgaatattttacgagttctTTGCAATGGGATGACataaggccaagtggatgttatgcataatcgggcaagtttGGGcaatcaagttgcgcgtgtgacgcGTTATAACTATTTtgtcacaaaatgttcccgaatcgtcaagtatcactacggaagacaagaacatcattctaaaagcttattatacacaaaaagtaggttctggaggtaattttgagagtggaaatcaagtttacggtaGACGTTAAATACAACCTCGCGAGGCATGgtatatgtatgggttattgaccaagcgtgaggcctcgacttcgtctcggtccataaacacgcaaaaaaagaacttggccaatatccagtcatcttgaccgaacaatcttggtcaataaagcatttcttatatgacttaaaacaccaaaaaatgatctttgatcttgcgggaccaagcgagaaatcccgagcgggcagtatcgctccatcttgcccgctcgggtagccaatcagagcgcgcgatttggttcatcttgcccgctcacggagctagtcatataataattaattttattatatggcttgtgtttgtagccgatataacgcgcgctctgattggctaattgtgacttaACTGTAgagcattattctcccgtaatgcccacagGCCGATTacaggcttgcaaaaacaaagcaaaaggtaattaaaaagccatataatagactacttactaacctcacttgctcgggaccgtactggggaatattggccctcggtcgtttttgtacggaccgagcgcagcgaggtccgtactggcacgacctcgggccaatattccccagtacggccctcgcgctcggttagtaagaagttaatactaggagtaatcaaagattaataaGTGCGTTCGAAGTTCAATGAATTTAGCTACTGAATCATACAAAAAACATAGGaggaaattagttgagacattaaggacgttcgcgccaattgtttctgcgcatccttactgcgcacgcaaatgcacacgccacgtcatacacgagcgcgcgcgctaagtaataaaatgagaactgatcgggcaaaaggccattgctatagctttgcctggatttaacggtcttggacgttcggtgacccctatttttccttccagaaacggatttcatttacaattatctccacgttgtccaaaaatgaacaaaaaatcaatgtgggaagttcaaaaaatttcaagatttctgttcacgggacatcaaatcctgccatcttgcaaggcgcgtgaaactgtggtcgctaaatgggaacttgatctttaagggaacctcaccagttgactaaattcatttaattagtccacttaaacaatatttggcagggaagatttcacttcaaagatttaattgcaatatatttggtttacagacactggccttattcgataacgaagcccgattttgtcacattttgggtgtttttccggacatgttctctccaaaacgaagtcggtgaccccccattttttttacatttctgacataactaagtcatcatcttacagtggtaaaagtttcagaaaaaaatcaatgttgaaaaaatttcgcgcgaacgtccttaaatgagaAAGACGAAGTATTTAAAcagcaaggaaaggttacgtttatacaaacgttggccgtgtagcacttctattttaaacacaattaactgaagagagtgtagtgtaacgtgaagtgctagatttctatcccatatgaaccatgtgagcgttagccctactgatggaactgggcccacacaaggacagagaaaaactctgaccagggtgggaattgaacccacgaccttcgggttagatctccgccgcctAGCGGCCAAgcaagtttttctctgtccttgtgtgggcccagttccatcagtagggctaacgctcacatggttcatatgggatagaaatctagcacttcacgttacactacactctcttcagttaattctatttAAACAGCAACATGAACAATAGTAACTTTAATAGTGAAACccaaaaatgtaacaaaacatgTCTATCTACTTAGTTACAATGTAGTTCAGATACTGATTGTGCGAGACTAACTTTTGTAACAGTAACATGAATGATAGAAACTTGAATAGTTGCAAGGGAAAATGTAATAAAACATGTCAATCTACTCAGTATCTTGAAAAACTGAACACTGAAACTAGTGGCAGTTTTATGTAAGCTTACTGCCGGTTTAACTTTGTTGCTCACCACAACAGCTGAATTAGTTTTACAACTGAATGGGCTCAATGACCACCGAGTACAACAGCGACTGAGTTCGTTTGTTTTGAGACTGCTACGGGTCAGTTGGCTCAATGGCCGCCAAGTAACACTACTTGGTTCGTTTCGTTTGCGACCACAACGGGTCAGTTGGCTCAATGGCCGCCAAGGAACACTacttggtttgtttgttttgagacCACAATGGGTCAGTTGGCTCAATGGCCGCCAAGCAACACTATTTGGTTCGCTTTGTATGCGACCACAACGGGTCAGTTGGCTCAAATATGGCGAACAATGAAAATCAGACCACGTCCTGGTTGACGTACAAGGTCTAGAAATGGCACACGCTTTCCTCAGGCTTTGataagcagctacgaaattcttcaacaacattgagaaataacttaccgagaaaacagcagcagctacgaaattcttcaacaacacgtccGCCAACACGCGATGTTCGATGTTCGCGAAGAAGACAGaatacggagtttaagatctacgacgcgacgataacgaaaacgtcatttaaaattgcaagttcaggtttattaattttttttcgtgaTTATGTGggtttgtctaacttctaaaaactagctcaactttccaggaactgaattaggaggtgcggtgttgaagttacggcagaaaattcaaattcgctgccttgagTTCACGTTCTTcgtaaaacttgaaaactggtCATTTTACGTCGCAGAtgtgccgaaaacgtgaaagaaattttcaaaactgaataaatgtacgtgcacagcgtgcaagctattgtttttgctcactaagtatgcaaaatttgtgacgctttctttgccgtcgcgtcgtctatcttaaactctctaattttgtgtcgcacgaggcagaatcctttgcgcaacgagaatgtgacgtcataactgcccgcccgatagaaagcccaaaaaaccCTCAGAGCTTTCGCTAGCGTTCACAGGAAACACACGAAATTAGGAAgcgttctccttcgtcgaacacaatttagggtgcgtttttgtgggaaaatccgaaaacggatcatgaatccaaagtatccacactcgaggagaatacttcggattaaatctaaatctggatttttgagattcatcactgtacttcagcgttttttttttttttttttttgggaaaggatttcaaaaaagtatttttgataaGCGGTTtcccatgcaaaaatgatacgCAACAGCTACCGTACGTGACAGTtcagcccaaatgtttttctcgcgccatttttaccgtaacgatcgaagacatgaataaggtttcctgcaaatttcacaccagaaattacactaaaagtttcttgacagcaataatattgttagcacctttcctacagcgaaaaaagcatgtttttcgtcatttctttttatcgatcgctAAGGTATTTTTTTCTGATGGAATTTTTATTAACATACTAAACCgctattttttccttgttttttaaaattgtgtttgtttgcgttgtcatggaaaataatcctttttcggattttgcgtttttttggcgCTGAATAATCCATTGATCCGAGATCAGAAATCaatttttggattttcccaaaaaaacgcaccctaagttaacacaacagaaagacgctaacctcatttagACAgtaaaatgctttactattggcataaaaactatccagttaagctcgtgTATTACAAAACATGAAGAATTCATAAAGGGCAcctttccagcgaaatattttttgaaacaaacaacatatttgcaatcgtgtcaaattaccatacgtaattgcaacaaaataaatttcaggctCAAACCcattccatgaagaaccttttccttgaataatgaagcaaaaaatagacgacaagctttctttcaaataattcttggctgtcacatttcatattattttgtttttacctgacaacagagatcacagatccacttaaggtgctCGATTCCttatctgtctttgttgaacccataagttaccagagaattttcaatttggtttcagtgttctacataataGCACACTTATATTAGAAATAatgctcattttgatttcggctcgacggacgatagttgttgtcgaagtccattactcgtcgcttttaagattccagatatttatttttcaccacctgtcttgtttatccaattgacgttccattcttgagctccataagggtatattttgtttaaagatgcactaaaacgctcCGCGCGTTAccacgactttcgacgccattgccggtttaataattaaacgttctcctgtgtgcactaGGGAAATCTACttattaccccagccccctcaaacctaacaaaatatgcacagaagactctatgcacaaagacaccacttagcaggggacttttcatgacacggaaaaaatcaaaaatcaaaaaccgagaaatgaaacgcagagtccaactgggtttggcaacccagtaaaaaccaagaaatgaAACGCAAATTCCGattgggtttggcaacccagtaaaaaacagAATCACActtccacgatgatcgtcacgcagttaCGTAACGTTCTCCTTTGCTTGTTGATTCGTGTTGTTGTCTATGTTGTTGTCTGACGTTAGTACAAACGGTTTGTACTAAATTCAGAGTCGCTCGGCAACTTGTCAGCCAATTCTACtcggacgtcaagggatcgaatccaatgtTACGATAACAAACACAACATTGAGAACATTGATGTCATCCTATCTAGAGATTTTCCCCAGCCATCGCTTGCGTATTTCACGCGGGGTGATGACGAAGGAGTGCAGCTCATAATGTTCATAATCCTCTTTTTTACTTTTGGTGTAAATTTCGTCCAGATCAGGATCAGGATACTTTTCACGTATTCCTCCACTACGCAAAGCGCATTTCTAAAAAGAGGATAACGGATAAACCTTCTTGAAAAACAACTGTTAAACTattatttaaaatcaaagccGTGTGCTTACCTTTTTACAagcaaaggttttgttttaagTCCTTTAAGGGAATCCCCACTACATCGCATCGCGCAACCAAAACCGCAACGCTTCATTCTTCAGCGAAGAAGGATTTTGCCCAGCTAACGAGGCTCCGGGAATGTCATCTTTGGTAAGAATAACTGAATCATTCAATGCGCTACTTGAGCACGCCATTTAAGGAGGATTGAGCTGATAAGACCGGAATATCGTATAACATAAATCTCCTGACAGCCGCTACTAAAATAATACGGCCTACCAAACCTCGCTTTCATGTATTAGAACCTAGGTCGTTCcgcgtgtccgccatttttgaatacgGTGTATTGCTTTGTGCGTCTTCAATCTGAACGGCAACATGAATGAGTTCACCTGGTTATCAGGTAACCGGCCGTTTCGCCTATCGTCTGTTCGTCTACCTCTGAGAGTCGgttcgcctacgtccaatatgtcagttcgcctacgattcatatgtacaagctttaaaactgaattgttCAAAAATCCTTGTCGAACCTCGTTAAACCACCGTTTATGGTCTTTGTGTTTACTTGTGACTCGTGCGGCCTATACTAAAGGAGGTGcgacttttcattaacatatcatTCAAAAGGAAATGATAGTTCATTTGACAAAGGATTGTAAACAACATTACCATTCATCAATCATATCGCtgcaaggaagggttacgtttttgcaaacttttaccagggtgggaattgaacccacgaccttcgggttagatcacccctgctctaccgactgagttaCAAGTTCAGACGAAAGCAAGtagtgggaatttaagatgtcaatgttATGATTATGTACAAggacaaggaagggttacgtttgtgtaaggctaacgctcacgtggttcatgtgggtagaaaactagcacttcacgttaccctctaatagttaagtctgttgaatataagtgctacacggccaacgtttgcaaaaacgtaatccttccttgtacttttacatgttcgttgccgtgacattgacatcttaaattcccacgacctgctcccgtctgaccttgtagctcagtcggtgaaGCAGCGGTGATATAACCGAGAGAAAAAAGGTTTCTTATAGCTAATATATGTGCTTTAAACCAACAGAGTCGAGTACGCCGTCCTCTTTGCCAGAGTTATCCTTACCCGTTTCTTTGGCACGCCCGTCAGACCTCGGAACAGTGGTAGAAGTGACTTTGTTCTTTGCCCCGCTACTAACACTGTGGGAATTTATTGTTTCATTCTGACTTTTCTCtaaaaggaaaagtaaacaattTATGAAACCATGGATAACAAAGGGAATAACAAcagcaaaactattgtcaaatactttTGGAATGTTCGTGGCTGATCtcacgcggcgtttcgtctcgccAAAGACTCTTCACAGACTTTGGAATTCAAAGTCTCTCTTGGCCGCAAATTCTAGATGTTGACAGTCTGGCCCTCAATCGCGGAAGGATTCCCAACCGTGTAATCACGAGTTAAatttatacaaaagcaaaactattgtcaaatacttgtgaaatgctcgtggctagtctgacgcggcgtttcgtctcggccaagagactcttcagagacctttagaattcaaagtctctcttggccgagacgaaatgCCGCGTCAGACTAGCCGTGTTAGACTAGCTGTTTAATAAAAACAGCTATACGGAAAAAGAACGAACGTTTTATCGCCAATAACTtgataaatataaattatatagAAACAGTATTCGAGGGTTAACTCGTGCAAGCAAGAAATTAGCCTGTGTGCTGAAGCGTTTTCCGTTGGGTGTGACCGAAGAGAACTTTTGACCAAgcaaaaaatgaagagaagggggagggggagagaaaggaaggaaacgcttgTCCATAAACCTCGACATTCCGCAGAACacattgtaaattcaatacgttttacaagcagaaaaatcttcagaCGACAGGGAGAAATAAttctcgcacttatctggaaaatttaagcaggaatccgagaggttttctccgggtactccggtttcccctctcctcaaaaaccgacatttgacttgatttactttcattgttcatttcagtttacagtgtccccacttagcgctccagcgctagaacgactagacacttaaataaagttcctttccttttcctttcctttttatccATGACTAGGAGCAAACAACttccatactaagcctatgttCACGGTATTTTTACAGACACAGGAGCCCATGGAttatcaaatgacgtcaaagcgaaatgccagTTCCacggagagatgacgttgtttgcatccgccttcgctaagccaatgaaaattcgcgctcgtttgtttttctaATCTAATTCGCTCTTGGAAATACTTGTCACTGGAGAATTACCTCCTATCAAAGCAGCAGTGAAAAAGAGTCATAATACGGCCTAGAAAAAGATGACTTCACGAAATTTTACCTTCTACCCTTTTATGTCACAAAGGAGACTGAACTAGCCATCTTCCAATACATCATCATCCATCGCATTCTGCCCACCGAAggtttattatataaattgaACATGATCGATTATCCAACTTGTCCTTTAAAATGTGACAGATACGCAAAAACAGTGCGCTTTTTTACAGAACATTGACACGAATTTTTTCCCCGTAGCTACTATGGAAACAGTGTATAAGGGCTTAGTTCACCCACATTTTGAATACTGTTCTCCTTTGTGGGACACCTGCGGCAAATTATTGAAAGATAAGCTGCAAAGACTTAATTGACTCTCTTTCATGAGAAACACTTGATGATAGGCGGCGGTATGCAAAGTCATTAAAGTATTAAATATGACTACACCGTCCTCGGCCTTAGAAagtcttttgttagaaggaatgTCGATCAGGTTAATTACCATCTACGCCATAGGGAAACCGGATGTGACACTTCCTAAACCAAAAAAGGAATTTCCAAAAagaagtttaataataataaggctgaCAACACTGTTAAGTTTTAA harbors:
- the LOC137977393 gene encoding uncharacterized protein, which encodes MNRRRTDILDVGEPTLRRRRTDERSQNETSVSGGPATNKVTSTTFPMSDGDAKETEKSQNETINSHSVSSGAKNKVTSTTVPRSDGRAKETAAERICFDWNLVCSCGGGSAQLKNDCDTLSTDTFPDRYPPTGGNKFHSPFCVELSSSSVLCKGETRARRWLKYKAKQCGIGITKFTTKSTTVFEFSLGQVRNKEKEGDSGEAQEWAKGKEDKEGDSDKAPYGTKGM